The genomic region TAACCGTCCCCGTGGGCTGGTTCACCACATCGTTCTGGGACAGCGTCTTCAGCAGCTTATAGGTGCCGGTGGGCTCGTCCGAGCAGGAGGAGCCCTGCACGAGCCAGATCTTCATATCCGAGCAGACGACCGTGGTCGACGAGGCGTAGGCGTAGTTGACGGTCTGGGTCTGGTCACACGGCTCCCTCGGCACCCTGAGGGAGGTCGCGTTGTTGGGGAGCGTCAACGCGATTTGAGCCGTGGTCTGCCCCAGGGCAGTGGACGCACAGAGCGTGGTCAGGACAATGAGCGGAAGGCGCATGGGCGAAGGCGAACCTAGCAAGGGAGAGGCCATGGGGAACGAGGCCCGAATCCCTCCATTCCCGGGCCGCGTGCCCCCCGGGACGCGCCAAATGGGCAAGGCGTGCCAGGGGGCCGTGCCAAATTGTCAGGAGGGCCGCTGGAGCAGCCGCAGGCCGGCCTCCACGAGGTTGAGCGCGGCGCCCCGGCCCGCGTTGTCGATGGCGGCGAAGAGCGTGAGCCACTCGGGCGCCTGCGGAAAGGTGCGCAGCCGGCCAACATGCACCGTCGGGTCGGCCGTCACCAGCATGGGCATGGGGTAGACCTTCTCGGCGGGCGCATCCAGGACCTTGAGGGCCGGGGAGGCCTTGAGCACCGTGCGCACCTGGTCCACGGGAACGGCGGCCTTGAGCTGCACGTGCACGCTGAGCCCGTGGCCGTAGAACACCGGCACCTGGACCGCCGTCCCGGCGATGACGGGGGTGTCTCCCCGGGCGCCGAACAGGCGTGCGGCCTCCAGCGTCCAGCCCGCCTCCTCCTCCGTCCAGGGCGACTGGGCGAGGAAGGCCCCCACCTGGGGAATGAGGTTGAAGCCGATGCGCTGGGGGAAGGCGTGGGACTCCAGCTCGCGGCCCGACAGCAGCCCCGCCGTCTGGCGCTCCAGCTCCCCGACGCCCGTCACCCCCGCGGAGGAGGCCCCCATCATCGCCGTCACCTGGGCGCGGACGACGCCGAAGGCCTGGTGCAGCGGCGCCACCAGGGGCACCAGCGCGCCCGTCACCGCGGAGGGGATACAGACCATGCGCCCCTTGAAGGACGCCCCCAGCAGCTCCGGGTTGAAGGACGGGAGCACCAGCGGCACGGAGCCATCCGCGCGGAAGGCGGAGCTGGCATCCACCACCCACGCGCCCGCGGCCTGCGCCGTGGGCCCCAGGGTCCGGGAGGCGCTCGCCGGGGTGGCCAGCAGCACCAGCGCCATGCCCCGGAACGACTCGGGCGTGGTCTTCTCCACCTCCAGCGTGTCCTCGCCGTACTCCAGCTCCACCGCCTCGGAGCGCTCGGAGGCGAGCAGCGTGAGCCGCTCGGAGTCAATGCCCGCCTCGAGCAGCGCGGAGAGCACCTCGCGGCCCACGGCCCCCGTGGCCCCCACCACGGCGATCTTCCCGTTCTCGTTCATGGCGCGTCCCCTTATCACCAAAAATCCCCCGGGGCGCGCACCGCTGCCCCCGGGGCTCAGTCCTCCTTGAGCCGGGCGGTGGGCGCGGGGCCCGGCAGCGGGGGGAACTTCGGGTTGCGCTCGGGCTCGGAGGCCCGCACGTAGTGCGGCTCCAGCGCGAAGAGCGTCTCCAGCGTTTGCTGCTCCGGGAAGCGGATGAGCCGCGACAGCTCCACCGCGGAGGGAAACTCCGGCCCGGCCAGCAGCCGCCCGGGCGCCACCCCCGCGGCCTCCAGCGCGGCGCGGTACCCGGTGAGCGCGGGGCCCAGCGCGAGCGCCGTGGGCTCGGCGGCCATCCGCGTGGCCACCTCCTCGGGGGACATGGCCGTCTCCGGCTCCAGCGCCTCCACCTGGTGGCCCCGCCGCCGGTAGGCGCCGAAGTACAGGTCATCCTTGCGCGCCACCGCGAGGCAGAACAGCGGCGGCCCCTCGGGGCCCTCCAGCGCCACGGCCGCCAGGGAGGAGGCCCCCGCCACCTTGAGGCGCGCCGCGTACGCCAGTGCCTTGACCGAGGCCAGGCCGATGCGCAGGCCGGTGAAGGAGCCAGGCCCCAGCCCCACGGCCAGCCCCTCCAGCTCCGCGAGCTTCACCCCATGGCGCGCGAGCAGCTCGCCCACGAGGCCCGGCAGCGCCTCGCTCTGCTTCAGCGGAGGGCCCGCCACCACATGCTCGAGGACGCGCACGTCCTCCCCTGCCCGCTCCACCAGGGCGAGCGACAGCGTCAACGTGGAGGTCTCCAGCGCGAGGAACACGGCCCTCCTCTACCCTGGGAGCGGCACGTGCGGCACGGAAAAGACGGACACGGGCTCCGCACAGCGGTACAGGCGCACCCGCGCGAGCCCCTTGTCCAGCATGCCCAGCTTGCGGGCGGCCCCCTTGGACACATCGATGATGCGCCCTGGCTTGAAGGGGCCCCGGTCGTTGACGCGCACCTTCACCGAGCGCCCATTCTCCATGTTCACCACCTGCACGCAGGTGCCGAAGCGGGCCGTGCGGTGCGCGGCGGTCATGGCCTCCTGGTCGAAGCGCTCCCCGTTGGCCGTCTTCCGGCCGTGCAGCCCGGGGCCGTAGAACGAGGCCAGCCCTTCGCCCAGGTACGTGCCCGAGCCCTTGCCGGCGGGCTCCTCGCGGGGCGCGGGCGCCGTCCGGGACGAGCGCGAGGCACACCCGCTCATCAGCCCCAGCGCCAGGACCAGCAGGAGGACGCTCCGCCCCATGCGCGCGCTCACCGGGTGATGTCGTTGAAGAAGGCCACCAGCATCAGGGCCACCAGCATGGCCAGCCCCACGACGTTGGCCACCTCGCGCACGCGCACCGGAATGGGGCGCCTTCGCACGCTCTCCCAGCCCGCGGCCACCAGGTGGAACCCGTCCAGGATGGGGATGGGCAGCAGGTTCACCACGCCCAGGTTGATGGAGATGGCCGCCATGAGCTGCAGGTAGTAGTCCCAGCCCAGCTCGGAGCTCCGGGCCGCCATCTGGTACATCATGATGGGCCCGCCGATGGAGCTGAGCGGCACCGAGTTGTCGAATAGCCCCGCGATGGCCTTCACCGTCTGCTTGATGATGGTGGGCACGATGCGCGCCGACTGCGTGAGCGCCTCGTGCCACTCCAGGTTGAGCTGGATGCGCTCGGCCGGCGAGGAGAAGTCCCAGGACTGCACGCCCAGGATGGGGCCGGTGCTCACCGGGCCGAACTCCTCCTTCACCTGCATGGGGGCCCGGGCGATCTGCTCCGTGCGCTCGCCCTGCGCGCCCCGCCACGTCAGGCCAAAGGGCTTCTCGCCCAGCCCGCTGATCTGCACCTGGAACATGTTGAAGGAGCGGATGGGCTCGCCATTGAGGCTCACGAGCCGGTCCCCCCACTTCAGGCCCGCCTTCTCCGCGGGGCTGCCGGGCAGCACGGAGGACACGTAGAACTCCGACGACTCGGCCCCGAGCGCCGCCAGGCCCTCGCCCGGCTGCTTCTCCAGCGAGAGCTTCAGCACCTCGGGCAGGAGGGCCACCACGGCGCCGGCCTCCACCGGCCGCCCGCGCTGCACCGTCAGCTCCAGGGGGCCCGGCTGCTTGGCCAGGACGTCGTAAAGGGCCGCCTGGTCCGCCACCACCGTGCCGTTGATGGCCAGCACCCGGTCGAACGTGCGCAGCCCGGCGCGCGCCGCCGCCGAATCCGGCGGCACCCCGAGGATGGGCACGCGGGAGCTGGACTCCACCCCCATGACGCCCCGCTCGATGGTCTCGATGGGCGAGGACTCCACCTTCTTGAGCGGCGTCACCTCGACGATCTGCTGCTTGCCGTCGCGCTCGATGGTGAGCGGAATGGGCCGCTCGAACCGGCCGATGAAGGCCTCCGCCATCTCCTGATAGGTGCGGACCTTCTCCCCCTCCACCGCGAGCACCCGGTCGCCGGGGCGCAGGCCGGCGGCGGCCGCGGGGGACTCCGGCAGCACGTTGCCCACGCGCGTGGAGGTGACGTCGTGGGCGCCCCAGAAGACGAAGAAGTAGATGAGGATGGGAAACGCCAGGTTGAACACCGGCCCGGCCAGCACGATGAGCATGCGCTTCCAGGGCGGCTGGGCCAGGAAGCCCCGGTGGGCCTCCTCGGGGGCCAGATCCTCGCCCGGAATGTCCCCGGCCATCTTCACGTAGCCGCCCAGGGGCAGCAGCGCGATCTGGTACTCCGTCTCTCCCTTGACGAACCCCAGGAGCTTGGGCCCGAAGCCAAAGGAGAACTTGAGCACCTTCACCCCGCAGGCCTTCGCCACGAGGAAGTGACCCAGCTCATGCACGGTGACGAGCACACCGAGGAGCAGCGCGAAGAGCCCGATGTTCTGAAACATGGGGCCAACACTAATCGCGCCGTCCCTTCAGGACAACGCACATCCGGTTACACTGACCGGCCGGACACAGCCCCGCCCTCAGAGCAAGTGGCGGATGAACTGCACATAGATGAACACCAGCGGCGCGTTGAACAGGAGCGCGTCGATGCGATCCAGGATGCCGCCGTGGCCGGGGATGAGCTTGCCCGAGTCCTTCACCCCGTAGGCCCGCTTGAGCATGGACTCGCACAGGTCGCCAATGGGGCCCAGGATGCCGCCAGCGATGCCGGTGAAGACGCAGTCCATCACCGTCAGCTCCGGGAAGAACCCCGCCCGCGCGATGAACATGCCGCCCACCGAGCCCACCAACCCGCCGAAGAAGCCCTCCCACGTCTTGTTCGGGCTTACCTCCACATACAGCTTGTGGCGCCCCAGGAAGCGGCCCGCGAAGTAGGCGACGGTGTCATTGGCCCAGGTGATGACCAGCGCACAGATGACCCAGGCCATGCCATCCGGGAGCATCCGCAGCGCGGACAGGGCGGTGAGCCCCACGCCTCCATAGAGAAAGCCGGTGATGAGCTGCGCCGAGCGCACCGGCGCCTCGGGCAGCGGCCCCCGGATGAGGTGGTAGGTCCACGCGAAGAAGAAGTAGCCCGCGGTCACCCAGAAGGCGATCTGCCCCACGTTCTCCGGCCCGCGCAGGGGCAGGAAGGGCATGGCGCCTGCCAGCACGAGCCCCACCCAGGCGGCGGGCGACAGCCCCTTGAGGGTGATGGTGTAGTACTCGCTGGCGCAGGCGGCGGCCGCCAACCCCAGGAGGACCGCGCTGTAGACGCCGCCCTTCCACAGCAGGAAGAGCACGACGGGCAGCAGCACCACTGCGGAGACGATCCGGATGAGGAGGTTCTTGTTCTTCTCGTTCACGCCTTGGCCCGCTGGGTGTCCTCGCGTTGGATCTGCGCGGACGTCAGTCCGAAACGCCGCTCGCGCTGCTGGTACTGGGCCAGGCAGCGCAGGAACGCCTCGGAGCGGAAGTCCGGCC from Stigmatella erecta harbors:
- a CDS encoding septal ring lytic transglycosylase RlpA family protein produces the protein MGRSVLLLVLALGLMSGCASRSSRTAPAPREEPAGKGSGTYLGEGLASFYGPGLHGRKTANGERFDQEAMTAAHRTARFGTCVQVVNMENGRSVKVRVNDRGPFKPGRIIDVSKGAARKLGMLDKGLARVRLYRCAEPVSVFSVPHVPLPG
- a CDS encoding phosphatidate cytidylyltransferase yields the protein MNEKNKNLLIRIVSAVVLLPVVLFLLWKGGVYSAVLLGLAAAACASEYYTITLKGLSPAAWVGLVLAGAMPFLPLRGPENVGQIAFWVTAGYFFFAWTYHLIRGPLPEAPVRSAQLITGFLYGGVGLTALSALRMLPDGMAWVICALVITWANDTVAYFAGRFLGRHKLYVEVSPNKTWEGFFGGLVGSVGGMFIARAGFFPELTVMDCVFTGIAGGILGPIGDLCESMLKRAYGVKDSGKLIPGHGGILDRIDALLFNAPLVFIYVQFIRHLL
- the tsaB gene encoding tRNA (adenosine(37)-N6)-threonylcarbamoyltransferase complex dimerization subunit type 1 TsaB is translated as MFLALETSTLTLSLALVERAGEDVRVLEHVVAGPPLKQSEALPGLVGELLARHGVKLAELEGLAVGLGPGSFTGLRIGLASVKALAYAARLKVAGASSLAAVALEGPEGPPLFCLAVARKDDLYFGAYRRRGHQVEALEPETAMSPEEVATRMAAEPTALALGPALTGYRAALEAAGVAPGRLLAGPEFPSAVELSRLIRFPEQQTLETLFALEPHYVRASEPERNPKFPPLPGPAPTARLKED
- the rseP gene encoding RIP metalloprotease RseP, translating into MFQNIGLFALLLGVLVTVHELGHFLVAKACGVKVLKFSFGFGPKLLGFVKGETEYQIALLPLGGYVKMAGDIPGEDLAPEEAHRGFLAQPPWKRMLIVLAGPVFNLAFPILIYFFVFWGAHDVTSTRVGNVLPESPAAAAGLRPGDRVLAVEGEKVRTYQEMAEAFIGRFERPIPLTIERDGKQQIVEVTPLKKVESSPIETIERGVMGVESSSRVPILGVPPDSAAARAGLRTFDRVLAINGTVVADQAALYDVLAKQPGPLELTVQRGRPVEAGAVVALLPEVLKLSLEKQPGEGLAALGAESSEFYVSSVLPGSPAEKAGLKWGDRLVSLNGEPIRSFNMFQVQISGLGEKPFGLTWRGAQGERTEQIARAPMQVKEEFGPVSTGPILGVQSWDFSSPAERIQLNLEWHEALTQSARIVPTIIKQTVKAIAGLFDNSVPLSSIGGPIMMYQMAARSSELGWDYYLQLMAAISINLGVVNLLPIPILDGFHLVAAGWESVRRRPIPVRVREVANVVGLAMLVALMLVAFFNDITR
- a CDS encoding aspartate-semialdehyde dehydrogenase → MNENGKIAVVGATGAVGREVLSALLEAGIDSERLTLLASERSEAVELEYGEDTLEVEKTTPESFRGMALVLLATPASASRTLGPTAQAAGAWVVDASSAFRADGSVPLVLPSFNPELLGASFKGRMVCIPSAVTGALVPLVAPLHQAFGVVRAQVTAMMGASSAGVTGVGELERQTAGLLSGRELESHAFPQRIGFNLIPQVGAFLAQSPWTEEEAGWTLEAARLFGARGDTPVIAGTAVQVPVFYGHGLSVHVQLKAAVPVDQVRTVLKASPALKVLDAPAEKVYPMPMLVTADPTVHVGRLRTFPQAPEWLTLFAAIDNAGRGAALNLVEAGLRLLQRPS